TTCTTCCGGATCGTGCTCCTCGCCGACCCCCCATTCGGGCACGGCGCCCGCGGCGTTGAAGTAGCGAAGTGCGACCGAGGCGAAGCCCAGGGCTTCTCCCGTGGCGTGCAGGAGCCTCTCGAAGGCGAGCTTGGATGCCCCGTAGGGAGAAGCCGGAGCGAGTTCCCGATCTTCCCGGAGCGGTGCGTCGGACACGGCTCCGTAGACAGCCGCGGTCGACGAGAAGAGAAACGCCCGCACGGGATGGCAGGCGCACGCGACGAGAAGGCTCGCGGCCGCGCCGAGATTGTTCCGCCAGTAGAGCTCGGGCGAGCGGACCGATTCGGCGACGCTGATGTAACCGGCCAGGTGGATGACGGCATCGGGCCGGAAGCCAGCGAAGACCTCGAGTACCCGCCGGGTGTCCTCGAGGGGGATCTTCTCGAGCCGAAAACGGCCCCTGCGTCTTTCCGCGCTCCGACGAGCGTCGTCGAGAAGGAGAGGCTCGTGCCCTGCCGCGTCGAGGGCTCGCACCACGTGAGCCCCGATGTAGCCGAGCCCTCCCGTGACGAGAACGCGCATCAGCGCAAGACCCCTTCCTCCGCAAGACGCGCCACTTCCTCGGGACCGAGACCGAGCCAGCCCGAGAGCACGTCCTCGGTGTCGGCACCGAGGAGCGGGGCCGGCCCGGCCGTGCGGAATCGGGTCTCGCCCATGCGCAACGGATTTCCGACGTGCCGTTCCTCCCCGACCTCGGGGTGGTGCACCGTCACGAACGCACCACGCTCGACCAGATGCGGGTCCGACCTGTGGTCGAGACCGCTTTGCACGGGCATGGCGGAGACGCCGGCCGCCTGCAGGAGCTCCGCCACCTTCTCGGCCTCCCGCGTCCGGGTCCAGGCCGAAACGAGGGCGTCGATTCTCCCGCGGTCGCGAAGCCGTCCTTCGAGCGTCCGCCACCGGGGCTCGGGCTCCAAGCCGACACAGGCGCGAAACCGCACCCACGTATCGTCTCCCACGACCGCGATGGCACACCAGCGGTCCTCGCCCGCGCAGGGGTAAACCCCGTGGGGGACGGCGTAGGGAACGGCGTTGCCTTCCGGCCGGCACGGCACTCCGGTGAGGCTTTTTTGCAGGTAGAACTCGCCCATGAGATACGCCGCGGCCTCGGCTTGCGACATCTCGATGCGAGCCCCTTCACCCGTCTCCCTCCTGCGTTCCCAGGCCGCCAGCACGACGGCGGCAAGGAGCTTGCCGGCAATGTGGTCCGGGTGGTTGAGGGACGTGCCCGCCGGGTAAGGGGCGTCTTCGTGGTTCCAGAGCCACTGGATC
This Candidatus Binatia bacterium DNA region includes the following protein-coding sequences:
- the galE gene encoding UDP-glucose 4-epimerase GalE; protein product: MRVLVTGGLGYIGAHVVRALDAAGHEPLLLDDARRSAERRRGRFRLEKIPLEDTRRVLEVFAGFRPDAVIHLAGYISVAESVRSPELYWRNNLGAAASLLVACACHPVRAFLFSSTAAVYGAVSDAPLREDRELAPASPYGASKLAFERLLHATGEALGFASVALRYFNAAGAVPEWGVGEEHDPEEHLVPRVVRAVLDGRKAQVYGNDYPTRDGTCVRDYVHVLDLAEVHVLGIEAADRLGGKSWNVGTGRGHTVLEVIEAVGASLGKKPEVEILPRRPGDPPTLVADPAALERTLGWKCSHSSLEEIVSSAAEWERCRRAAG